DNA from Felis catus isolate Fca126 chromosome B3, F.catus_Fca126_mat1.0, whole genome shotgun sequence:
agtgtaaccaggagaggggcaaagggagaaagaatgaatcccaaacagggtccacACCCactgtagagcccaatgtggggctccatcccacaactgtgagattatgacctgaggcaaaatcaagagtcagaagcttaactgactgagccacccaggcaccccaagattttatttttaagtaatctctacatccagcatGGCACCCAAACCctcaaccctgaggtcaagagtcacacgcttccggtgcctgggtggttcagttggttaagcgtccgacttcagctcatgtaatgatctcacggttcaatcATCATCTCATGGGAAAGTAGCCACAGGCAGTTTAtaatgaatgagtgtggctgtgttcaaTATAAGTTTACATGTGGGCACTGAAATTTGAGTTTTGTATACATTTATGTTgcaaaatattattcttcatttaacattcaaaattataaaaatcattccTACTCCATGGAGTGTTTAAACACCAGAGACAGGCTGGATTTGGTCTGAGGGCCACAATTTATTGACCCCTGAATTATAGTAATTTGGTAAGTCTTAAAAACTAGAAGTCAGTAGTCTCAAAGTTAGGCTGCAATCTGTCTCACATTGGACAAAGCAAAGGCTTATTCCTTGAGGCCTTAACCAAAGTAAATCAGAAATATATGAGGTAAAACATGAAAGTTCTTCTATTGCCCGTAATCCCATTCCCAGAGAAAACATCTGTTTTCAGTTTGGTATATATCTTTCCTGATATTCACCTGtgtaaacacatatacatatgcacacaacATATATGGTTCTAAAGAAAccatatataggggcgcctgggtggttcagtcggttaagcgtccaacttcggctcgggtcatgatctcacggttcgtgggttcgagccctgcatcgggctctgcgctaacagctcagagcctggagcctgtttcagattctgtgtctccctctctctctgcccctcccccactcacgctctgtctctctctgtctcaaaaataaacattaaaaaaatttaaaaaataaagaaaccatatataaatgtatgaattgtgtttttttttaacaaaaaataagacaacatATATATTGTTTGGCGATTTGATTTTCCaatttacaatatattttaaacatcctTCCTTGTCATTCTTGTTAACAATTGCCTATCAACAGGCATTTGCatcatttcaaattttgaaattataagcAATGAAcatctgtatgtgtgtatctttGTACACATGGgtgaatatttcatttatttttttatgttaaaggtttatattaattaatttattttttaaagtttatttatttattttgagagagagagagtgtacttgcatgcaagtcggggaggggcagagagagagggagagagagagaatcttaagcaggctccccacgttgggtttgatctcatgaccatgcgatcatgacctgagccaaaatcaagagttggatgcttaactgactgagccacccaagcaccccatcacatgggtgaatatttttaatttttttttaacatttattcatctttgggagacaaagagagagcatgagtaggggaagagcagagaaagaaggagacacagaatctgaagcagactccaggctctgagctgccagcacagagcccaacgcggggctcaaacccatgaatcatgaggtcatgacctgagccgaagtcagacgctcaactgaccgagccacccgggtgccccacaggtgaatattttaaaggataGATTTCTAAAAGTAGAATAATTCAGTCAAAGACTTCAATTTTTTATATTGGTGAAGTCATCCGAAAGTTTATACTAGAGTTTCTCAATCTTGATTCTATTGACATTTGGGTTGAATAATTCTTCGCTGTAGGGCTGTACTATACATTGTAGAGTGTTTATTAGCATCTCTGGTCTCTGCCCATTATATGCCAGTAGCAACTTCctgctgtgacaaccaaaaaatgtctctagacaatgccaaatgtcccctgagggCAAAATCACTTtgggttgagaatcactgccctggacatttgttttcttttattttccttttatttctcttttttcctattcCCCTTTCAACAACTTCTCATATGATCCTTCCTTCATGAAGGAAAAGTACTTAAAGGAACTTGTGATTCAGTATATATCACctgtgagataatagaaaaaatatatgttagtCTCCTCCACCAcccattcctggcacagagctcctgaagCTCCCATAATTTCTTAAGAGCAGtaagagcatcttttgttctCATATTTGTCCTTGACCCCttccctgacacggggctcttaAAACCTTTGTAAATTCTTAAGTGATAAAGAGAAAGTGGAGCATATTTTGGTCTATTGAGATAACCCTGGGTGGGCTTCTGGGTGggagctggtcaccagaaagaccaagccatgattagaagcttgggaTTTTCAGCCCATTCCTCAACCTTTAGAGAAGGTAAAGGGGCTAGAAaccaataattaataattaattatgcCTGTGGGGGGAAGCCTCCATAAACTCCCAATAGTGTGGAGTTCAAAGAATTTCTGGTTGGTGAACACATTCACAACCAGGAGTGTGACACACACCCCAACTCCATAAGAACAAAACCTGCTTTCAGAACCCTCCCAGACCTCCCCCTATGTGGCTTGGTCTGGCTGTTCATTTCACTTGTCCCCTTCATCGTATccttaataaactggtaaacatgtCTCCCTGAGTTTTGTGAACTACTCTAAGAAATTAATTGAAACCAAGGAGGCGGTTGCGGGAACCTCAGATTTGTAGTCAAATTGGACAGAAACTGAGGGTAACCTGGAGACCTAttacttgtgattggcatctgaagtaaGGCAGGAGCAGCCTTGAGGGCCCAAGCCCTCTTAACCTGTGGAATTGGacactatctccaggtagatagggttagaattgagttaaattgtaggacccCAAGCTGGTGTTGCAGAGAATTGCTTGTTGTGAAGAAAAACCTTCATGCATCTGGGGACCAGAAGTGTCCGAGTGAAGTGTTGTGAATGTTTTGTATGTGAAGGGTAAAGGAGACACATAAGAAAGACACAAGAGGAGGAAAGAACTGGCTTTTCCATATACAAGAGGGAAAAACTGAGGTTGTTCTAAGATATCACCCCCCTGTTATtgagacaaggaaactgaagggactccatgaaaaaaaagctgatttaaaaaaatttttttaatgtttattattatttttcttttttgagagagagagagagagagagagaaagtgggggaggggcagagagagagggagacacagaatccaaagagggtccaggctctgagctgttagcacagagcccgattcggggcttgaactcacaaactgtgagattatgacccgagccaaagttggatacttaactgactgagtaacccaggtgccccccaaaagctgttttttaactccttttcctgcttctattcttgctaaGACCTACACTCCCACCCTGCATCCGGGCTTATGGTACAAACAATGTATGCCCTCCTTGTAAAGGTCAAGGAGTTAATGAGTTCTTTGGAGTCTTGCGACACAATAGATGATATCTAAGAAGTGACTTCGTGGGGTGGTCACAAGGTTTTCCAAGAACACTGACTCCAGACACCACTAACTCCTGACACCGAGACCCCTGGCTCCAGGGACATAAGTGACTTATGGAGGACACCTGAGCACCGGCCTTGTTTTGAACGGTTCATGGATGCCTGAGAGGATAGTACATTAGACCATCATCCCCAAATCCCAGATTGGGAACAAAGACAAGACtcattcttcttccctttttttaaaaaaatttttttttttttttaatgtgtattcatctttgagagagacagagagagagacagaatgtgagtgggtaaggggcagagagacagggagacacagaatgtgaagcaggctccaggctctgagctgtcagcacagagcctgatgcgcggcttgaacccacgaaccgtaagatcatgacctgagccaaagtcagacgattaactgactgagccacccaggcgcccctcattcttctttccttttggaaTCTCTCAGATGCTCTGTCTGCATCAGCACTCTCTCTatatcttcaataaactctgATCTCACTTCCTGCTGGCTTgagtttgatttctatcctgcatAAAGCCAAGGatcctcttggctggtcctgcaAGACCCCCTCTGGGTCCTCAAACCCAGACAGCTTGTATCACTAGGGGCTGAATTGTATGCCCCTCCcaacaaaattcatatgttaaagtcctaacctcTAGTACCTCAGGATATGATATTTGAAGATAGTCTTTAAAGGGGTAACTAAGTTAAAAGGAGATCATTAAAGTAGaccctaatctaatatgactggtgtcctttacAAGACAAGGTGCCTTTCACAAGACAAGGAACAAGGTCACAGAAACCAGCTCCGTCAATACActgacctcagacttccagtctccagaactatgagaaaataaacttcttttgtttaagccatcaagtctgtagtactttgttatgacagacctagcaaactaatacaccttccagtgtatttgaattttatttatttatttttttgtttatttagtttgagagagagcaagtgcaaacactcaagtgggagagagggagagggtgagggagacagagaatcccaagcaggctccatgccatcagcacagagcccgatgtggggcccgaactcacaaactatgagatcatgacctgagtcaaaatcaagagtcagccacttaactgactgagccacccaggtgccctaatttaACTTGTTTTCTATAGCAACTTCTCTGATAAGCAATTATTAACTTCTATAATCTGAATGTCAAGTtcctttgattttcaaaaaatttttaagcttatttatttttgagagagagggagggagagagagagagagagagagagagagagagaggcagagcaagtgggggaggggcagaaagagagggacagcgaggatcccaagcagggcctgcactgtcagcacagagcccaacaaggggctcaaactcacgaacttcgagatcatgacctgagccgaaatcaagaattggactcttaaccgactgagccatgcaggggcatctctcttttttaaaagagaattctaTTGActcaaaaaaaccagaaaagcaaGACAAACAAAGACTGGAGATCGAGAAAAATGAGATGAGTTTGGGAAAGTAAAGTTTGTTGCTtaaaaaacactgtatttttaattgCACAAGGATGTTGTAACAGCACTCTAGCTGATCTTAAGAGTTAACTAGCTTCAAGTTAACATACTCCTTGCTTGCTGGAGATGAAGGACCTTCATCTGTAACAGAACCAATTTGCTTTCTTTGAGATTTGCTGGCCACTGGTCTTGTGGAATAGAGGACCACAACGTTCCCAGACCACAGAAGCCAGCAAGTCTGTTTGAAGTCCCCTTAGCTTTCTGATTAGCTCAGATACCTCTTAGcaacatgtttttcatttttaaggtcACACAAATGACTTTACTGACCTCTTTGCACATATGTAGACCTTGTCCTCCTTTGCAGAAAGAACAGACTATTCTTGCACAACCCTTGGGTACCAAGGAACCAGAACTTGTTGCACAACCTCTGAGTAGTACCAAGATAACTGAGGCTGGCATCATGGAGTCTGCAGCGGGCGCCTGCTGGCTCATGATCTTTCGCTCGCGAACGCACGCGCGTgctcacgcgcgcgcgcgcacacacacacacacacacacacacacacacacacacaattctggAACAGGCAGAAACCTGGGCAGAAGAGTCTGCCTTCTCCCTAGATGGCCAGACTCCTGAATAAAGCTCATATTCCTTTTCAGTCAAAACTTATCTATTGTCTTTTGAGTATTCGCCTTTCAAGTGACCGGCAGCTGAACTTGTGTTTCATTAACAGTATGTTTTATGTGGAAAACCCAGAACATACAAACaaccaaagaagataaaaatcaccTGAATCCCACTATACAAAGGTaatcacgttaaaaaaaattttttttttaatgtttatttatttttgagagagagagacagagagtaatcagggtaggggcagaaagagagggagccacagattctgaagcaggctccaggttctgagctgtcagcacagagcccaacgcggaactcaaattcacagactgtgagatcatgacctgagctgaagtgggacactcaaccgactgagccacctaggcgcccccaaaggTAATCACTGTTAAATATTGTGGTGCAAAGACACCAAAActttctttagtagcatgttttctttgaaataaacaaCAGGCCCCAAGGGAGTCACTTTTGCTAAACCCCATCAAGACTCAACATTTAAACCTAACCGCACTTCCAGCCTCTCCCAACAGTGGAACTTTAAACCAATCAGTCTGGAATTTCCAGATCTGCACCGCTAAGGTAATCCGTATGATAAGACCCTTTGTCTTCCCCTATGGGAAGGTAACCTCCACTGAAATATCCCattcttttaacttctttgtCCCACCCTCTTTCTGCCTATAAAATGCCTGCCATTTTGTACAACTTGGAGCTCCTTTCTACTTGCTGGATGGGATGCTTCCTAATTcataaatttgttgaataaagccaattagatctgaAAACTTACTCAAATGTTGCTTTTTAAcagtatgtatgcatatatggaTAGGtaggtatacacatacacatcacaCATACATAAATGTCCCCCCACATGGGATCCTACTGGAATACTTGTTGTGTCTGCTTCTTTTCCCACCCAATGATACATTAAGAACATTATTCCATGTCATTCAATTGTATTTCTGAAGATGGTTATTAATATCTGCTTTTATAGTGAGAACTAAGTAGCATTACAGGAAAAgtgatgaaatttttaaaaagtcaggctCCAAAAGATGGCTCTCAGTCACAAGGGAAACTAGAAGACAGATAGCAACAACACTCTTTGCGGAAATCACAAAATGTTGAAAAAGCAAAGGATGAGGTCACAGGACACACTGAGAGGAGATGTTTGTACCGGAtgtggaaaatataaatttagagcTCTCCTTTAGCTGAATTTCTTCCCAAGCTTTGTGAGCCCAGAAGCACAGCCCATCCCCCTAGTTCACTGCAGGATGTATCCCTAGTCTACTGAAAACTATTCCCTTTGAAAAGGTAGTTAAATCTCCCAGTGACAAACTAAACTACCTTCTTCAACATTTCCCCAGGGATCTGATATTTTGGCCTCGCCAGCACACACAACCTGTGTGTCAATTAAGAAGAGGGATCCCTTTCCTGCTGTCCCTTCTTCTGTACACTGAAGCCCTAAACTAGACACAGGACTTGGGAGGATATGATACTGCCCTCCTGCCACCCGCCCCAGCTCATACTTTGACCCTTGGTCTAATAACTGCAGAGTAGTTCCTTACACAATGGCCTTGTCTGATATGGTCCCTGTAGATTTACTTAAACTTCCATGgaacatatgcaaaaataatctTAATCTCCCCATCCCAGCTGTCACTTTGCCCAATTCAAGAACTTCCTGTCTTATCCCACTCCAAGTTCCTCCAAACCAGGCCAAGGGCACACAAGCCATGTTATAGGGCTTTGCtccataataataaattattattatagctaccattttttaagtgtttagttCTGTACCAGACCCTGTGCTAAATGccttatatgcattattttatcttcacaactCAGTGAAGAAGTAAGTttaattattattcccattttacagagaagattGCTGAGACCTGAGAGAGTAACTTGACTGGGCTAATAATGCCACAGATACTAATGAGTGACAAGGAATCAATTCTGGTTGGTCTGTTTCCCACAAACATTTCCCGTGCACCTCTTGTATGAAAGGCAGTTTgctaaaagcaagagaaaaaggcaTAAGGAAGACCTTTCCTTGAAATCCCACCATCTTTGAAAGAGTTTACAGTTTAGGAAGTTTAGGAAGGAATATGACAAGCACACGATACACCAATACAAGGCACAAGGTGCTAAACTCGTGCGAAAGGGTCAAAGTTCTCTTAGAGAGATGGGAGAGCCTTTGGGGAGGAGATGGAATATGAAATGGGCTTTAATAAGGGTTTTCGCAAAAGATGTTTGGAGGACAGCATTTGGGGGAAACAGCATGAGTAAAGGTATGGAGAACATAGGCAAGGAGCAATAAATAGTTTAACTTACAGAAGTAGAGCTTGGGAGAGTTGTGGCTGATAAAGCTGTAGCATTACATGACTTCAGTACCTAGCTAAGGAACTTGGATTGGTGGATGGAATACCAGATGGGTTTTGAGTGGGGTGATGGCAAGTCTGGGTATACAAACCTGAGAAAATTAATGTTGTAGCTACCTGTGTTATAAATTAGCACAGGGAGAGATCAAAGATAGAGATCAGTTGGGAGGCTACTTGTAATAGACCAAGAATTCTTGGTCTCAGCACTATTGACTTTTGGGTCAGATAATtatctgggtgtgtgtgtggtgggggggggggaggttcttTGCACTgtagatgtttagcagcatctctggcctctattCACTATATAACATTCCACCCCATCCCCAATTGAGGCAAAATCGCCCCCATTGTGGGCCACTGTAATAGACCATGTTACaggcagaaattttaaaaggtggaTGTGACACACGGGCAAGGGTAAAACCTAAAAGCTTTGGTAAGTGTTTGGAGTCCAGAGGACTGGGGATCAAATAGAACCAGTGAAAAGGCCCTATAGGCCATGTAGTCTAACATACTCCTAATTGCTTGCAACACTAAACTCTTTAGAAGGGCAATTTGGTAAACCCTTTTGAAGGTAGTTTGGTAAAACCTtctaacaataacaaaaactatCTTGCCTTTTGGCCCAGCAATTCAGTTCCTGGAAATTTATCTTAAATGATtcaaatgaagacacagaatctttgTGTACAAAGCAATAATACTTACATGGAATAGTGACCATGCTGTTCTCAACAATTGCACCCTCATACCTACCACATTGAACAGTGCCTGCTAAATGAGAGGCTCAGATTTAATAAGTCAATTTAAGATTCAGATGTGTGATCCAAAACTCTGGAGAAGTCGTAGCTAATGAAACAAAATCCCAGATGGGGTGAAAAAGGCAGATATCAAGAATCCAAGTATAAAAGCTCATAactttctttaacttctttctcaTATCATAGAGGGAAATGACTGGAATTTTGTCTAtccgtgccttttttttttttttttctaatttgaggtTGTGTCAAggagggatttgaactcacaaccccgagatcaagtcatatgctctaccaaatgagtcagccaggctccccccaccctccacagtTACTGAGATTGTGTATTGGCCAAAGGAGGAGGGAAGTTATGGCGTCAATCAATGACGTCATCTGCTCAGAAAGAAGACCCGGTGCGCCCCCCATCCCCACTCCGGTTTGAACTTTGCCTGAGGAATTTCGTTCTTTGCCCGAGGACAttcctttaaaataagaatttcgAGACTTCCCGTGCAAAGTTGCTGGGAAACACGCTGTTCGGGAATGAGGACGTCCTGGGGCACACTCCAATATACAGAGATTAAAGAGTTCCCGgcagtttggtttttaaattgcCCTGCAAACGTGAAATCCTTGCTGATCTGGCAGCTACTCCGCTATGGTGGTGAGAGACATACCACCAGCCTGGCGAGAGGGAGGCGCCGGGCGGAAGAATGGCAGGCGTGGCCAACCCGGAGGCGGCTGGAGGCCGCGCCCCCTTCCCAGAGTGCCCCGCAGCCGCTCCCCGCGAGATCTCTTTTCTAGCCAGCCCTGGCCCGGCTCAGAAGGTGCTCCCACCATGGATGGGCTTCGGGCTAGCGCAGGGCTGTTGAGGCGCGGGCGGTTGAGACGCCGGCGCCAGCCGCAGCCACACAGCGGGTCGGTCCTGGCCCTGCCCTTAAGGCCCAGGAAGATCCGAAGGCAGCTGAGGAGAAGCGTGGCGTCCCGCATGGCCGCACTGAGGGCCCAGACACTGCCGAGCGAGGACTCGGAGGACTCGAGGGTGGAGTCGACGGTCGACGATCCTGGAGACCCGCTGGCTGGTGGGGCAGCGACCATCCCGGATGCGGCCCGGCGAGAGCCGTACGGTCACCTGGGGCCTGCAGAGCTGCTGGAGGCCTCGCCCGCGTCCCGCTCCCTGCAGACCCCCCGCGCGCTGGTGGAGGCGCAGACCCCGCCGGCCCGCCTGGTGGAGGCGCAGACCCCGCCGGCCCGCCTGGTGGAGGCGCCCGCCCTGCCCGCGCGCCTAGTGCCGGCTCCCGCGCCTCCCGCGCGCCTGGTGGAGGTGCCCGCTGCGCCGGCGCGCGTGGTGGAGACCTCGGCGCTGCTGTGCCCTGCCCAGCACTTGGCGGCCGCCCCGCCATCCGTGGCCCCCGCAACGCTGTCGGGGCCGCAGGTGGATAGCACCGGCGGGGAGTTGGCCTGGGACTCGCCGCTGCAGCGCGTCCTGGCGGAGCTGAACCGCATCCCCAGCAGCCGGCGGCGGGCCGCGCGCCTCTTTGAGTGGCTCATCTCGCCCATGCCGCCCGACCATTTCTACCGGCGTCTGTGGGAGCGGGAGGCGGTGCTGGTGCGGCGGCAGGACCACGCCTACTATCAGGGGCTTTTCTCCACCGCAGACTTGGACTCCATGCTGCGCCACGAGGAGGTGCAGTTCGGGCAGCACCTGGATGCTGCTCGGTACGTCAACGGGCGGCGCGAGACCCTGAACCCCCCCGGCCGCGCGCTGCCTGCCGCCGCCTGGGCCCTGTACCAGGCCGGCTGCTCCCTGCGCCTCCTCTGTCCGCAGGCTTTCTCGACCACAGTGTGGCAGTTTTTGGCCGTGCTCCAAGAGCAGTTTGGCAGCATGGCTGGCTCCAACGTTTACCTCACGCCCCCCAATTCGCAGGGCTTTGCCCCCCACTACGACGACATCGAGGCTTTTGTGCTGCAGCTGGAAGGTAGGAAACTCTGGCGTGTGTACCGACCCCGGGTCCCGACCGAGGAGCTGGCCCTGACATCCAGTCCCAACTTCAGCCAGGACGACCTCGGTGAGCCGGTGCTGCAGACTGTGCTGGAACCTGGAGATTTGCTCTACTTTCCTCGGGGCTTCATTCACCAAGCCGAATGCCAAGATGGAGTGCACTCTCTGCACCTCACCTTGTCCACGTACCAGCGCAATACCTGGGGCGACTTCCTGGAGGCCGTCCTGCCCCTGGCAGTGCAGGCTGCCATGGAAGAAAATGTGGAGTTCCGAAGGGGTCTTCCCCGAGATTTCATGGATTACATGGGGGCCCAGCACTCAGATTCCAAGGATCCACGAAGAACCGCTTTTATGGAGAAGGTGCGAGTCTTGGTTGCCCGCTTGGGACACTTTGCCCCTGTCGATGCTGTGGCTGACCAGCGAGCCAAAGACTTCATCCACGACTCTCTGCCCCCTGTGCTGACTGATAGAGAGAGGGCACTAAGTGTTTATGGGCTCCCAATTCGCTGGGAGGCTGGAGAACCTGTTAACGTGGGGGCCCAG
Protein-coding regions in this window:
- the RIOX1 gene encoding ribosomal oxygenase 1 → MVVRDIPPAWREGGAGRKNGRRGQPGGGWRPRPLPRVPRSRSPRDLFSSQPWPGSEGAPTMDGLRASAGLLRRGRLRRRRQPQPHSGSVLALPLRPRKIRRQLRRSVASRMAALRAQTLPSEDSEDSRVESTVDDPGDPLAGGAATIPDAARREPYGHLGPAELLEASPASRSLQTPRALVEAQTPPARLVEAQTPPARLVEAPALPARLVPAPAPPARLVEVPAAPARVVETSALLCPAQHLAAAPPSVAPATLSGPQVDSTGGELAWDSPLQRVLAELNRIPSSRRRAARLFEWLISPMPPDHFYRRLWEREAVLVRRQDHAYYQGLFSTADLDSMLRHEEVQFGQHLDAARYVNGRRETLNPPGRALPAAAWALYQAGCSLRLLCPQAFSTTVWQFLAVLQEQFGSMAGSNVYLTPPNSQGFAPHYDDIEAFVLQLEGRKLWRVYRPRVPTEELALTSSPNFSQDDLGEPVLQTVLEPGDLLYFPRGFIHQAECQDGVHSLHLTLSTYQRNTWGDFLEAVLPLAVQAAMEENVEFRRGLPRDFMDYMGAQHSDSKDPRRTAFMEKVRVLVARLGHFAPVDAVADQRAKDFIHDSLPPVLTDRERALSVYGLPIRWEAGEPVNVGAQLTTETEVHMLQDGIARLVGEGGHLFLYYTVENSRVYHLEEPKCLEIYPQQADAMELLLRSYPEFVRVGDLPCDTVEDQLSLATMLYDKGLLLTKMPLT